The Rhodococcus sp. ABRD24 genome contains the following window.
TGAGCCGGTGCGCGAGAGCCACTTCCGCAGTGAGCGGGACGGCCGTGGCGGCGATCGTCGTGAGCGGTCGTTCGGCGACCGTGGACCCCGTCGGGACTTCGGCTCTCGTGACGGCCGCCCGAGCGGTCAGCGTAGCTTCGGCGATCGCGACAACCGCTCGCACGGCGGCAACCGTGACGATCGCGGCCCGCGCCGGGACTTCGGGCGGGACAGTCGCCCACCCCGCCGCGATGGCGACAGCGGCGGCTTCCGTGGCAACCGGGACAACAACCGCGACGGCGGCGGGTTCCGCGGCAACTCGAGCAGCCGTGTCGATCGACCGCAGGGCGACCGTCCGAGCGGTCAGCGTAGCTTCGGCGATCGCGACAACCGCGCACCCCGCCGTGACGGCGACAGCGGCGGGTTCCGCGGCAACCGTGACAACAACCGAGACAGCGGCGGCTCCCGCAGTAGCGACTCCCGCGGCGGCTTCCGTAACGACCGGAGCGTCGGTGATCGCGGTCCCCGTCGTGATGGTGACAACCGTTCGTTCGGCAACCGCGACGACCGTGGACCTCGTCGCGACTTCGGCGACCGCGACAACCGCGCACCCCGCCGCGACGGCGACAGCAGTGGCTTCCGAGGCAACGGCGGAAACCGCGACGGTGGCCCGCGTCGCGACTTCGGCGACCGCAACGATCGCGACAACCGATCGTTCGGCGACCGCCGCGGCAACGGCGCCCCGTCCGGCCAGCAGTCCGGCAGCGGATTCCGTAGCCGCACCGAGCGCCGCAGCTACGACGGCTTCGATGGTCCGCACCGCAACCGCAACGCGTAGCGCCGCGGTCGTGTAGTCGACCGGACGTGAAGCCGCAGACGGCCCCGACTGCCCCGCGACGGGCAGTCGGGGCCGTCTGTGTGGCACCTGTCACATCCTGATCAACGGGGCCGGTTCGCATCCGCGAGGGTTCACGAGGGAAGCTGTAACCATGACCATCGAGACCTCTGCCAGCACCGAGGCTGCCCGCGCCCAGATCGGCGTCACCGGGCTCGCCGTTATGGGATCCAACATCGCCCGCAACTTCGCCCGCCACGGACATACCGTGGCCCTGCACAACCGCAGTGTCGCGAAGACGGATGCGCTTCTGGCCGCGCACGGCGACGAGGGCGACTTCGTCCGCACCGAGACCATCGCGGAATTCGTCGGCGCGCTGCAGAAGCCGCGACGCGTCCTCATCATGGTCAAGGCAGGCGACGCCACTGACGCGGTGATCGAGGAGCTCGCCGATGCGATGGAGCCCGGTGACATCATCATCGACGGCGGCAACTCGCTGTACACCGACACGATTCGCCGCGAGGCCGCGATCCGCGCCCGCGGCCTGCACTTCGTGGGCGCCGGCATCTCCGGCGGCGAGGAGGGCGCACTCAACGGCCCGTCCATCATGCCCGGTGGCCCCAAGGAGTCGTACGAGGCGCTCGGACCACTGCTCGAGTCGATCTCCGCACATGTCGACGGCACCCCGTGCTGCACGCACATCGGCCCCGACGGCAGCGGCCACTTCGTGAAGATGGTGCACAACGGCATCGAGTACGCCGACATGCAGCTCATCGGCGAGGCGTACAACCTCTTCCGGGACGCGCTCGGCTACGACGCCGGCCAGGTCGCCGATGTCTTCAGCGAGTGGAACAAGGGCACGCTGGAGTCCTACCTGATCGAGATCACCGCCGAGGTGCTCCGCCAGGTGGACGCCGAGACCGGCATGCCGTTGGTCGACGTCATCGTCGATGCGGCCGAGCAGAAGGGCACCGGCCGCTGGACGGTCAAGTCTGCGCTGGATCTGGGTGTGCCGGTCACCGGCATCGCCGAGGCCGTGTTCGCGCGCGCGCTGTCGGGATCTCGCTCACAGCGCAAGGCGGCACAGGCGCAGGGGCTGGCTTCGGGCACGCTCGGAGACAAGCCCGCCGATGTCGAGCAGTTCGCCAAGGACATCCAGGCTGCGCTCTACGCGTCGAAGATCGTGGCGTACGCGCAGGGCTTCGACCAGATCACCGCTGGCAGCGCCGAGTACGGCTGGAACGTCAATCGTGCCGACCTGGCGACCATCTGGCGCGGTGGCTGCATCATTCGTGCGCAGTTCCTCAACCGCATCAAGGATGCGTTCGACGCCGATCCGGAACTGCAGAGCCTGATTCTGGCGCCGTACTTCCGTGAGGCCATCGAGACCGGCATCGACAGCTGGCGTCGGGTCGTAGCGACCGCGACCATGCTCGGAATTCCGGTGCCAGCGTTCGCGTCGTCGCTGTCGTACTACGACGGTCTGCGAGCCGAGCGCCTGCCGGCGGCCCTCACCCAGGGCCAGCGCGACTTCTTCGGCGCGCACACCTACGAGCGCATCGACAAGCCAGGCAAGTTCCACACCCTCTGGAGCGGCGATCGCTCCGAGATCGAGGCCTGAGCCTCGTCTTCAGTACGTGGGAGGGGACGGCTGCAGCAGCTGCAGCCGTCCCCTCCCCCCGCGCGGCTGGACCCGCGGGTGACGGCGGTCCAGCGGGATGCACGGTCCCGCGCCCGCGGTAGCCTGTGGATTCACGAGCGGAGCCCCGTACGTGCCCGGGGCGCCCGCCCGGATCTCTACCGCGGCGTAACGGAGGCCAGCCCACACCGATGCCCACCAGCCCTGACGTCACCTTCGCCCAGCTCGGTCTGCCGACTCCCCTCATCCACGCGCTGGGACGCGGGGGTATCACGGCGCCGTTCCCGATCCAGGCGGCGACCATCCCGGACATTCTCGCCGGGCGGGACGTGCTCGGCCGCGGCCCCACCGGCTCCGGTAAGACCCTTGCTTTCGGGTTGCCGATGCTGGTACGCCTCACCGGTGCGGCGAGCCGACCGGGCCGCCCGCGTGGCATCGTGCTCGTCCCCACCCGCGAACTCGCTGCGCAGATCGACAAGGCGCTCGACGAACCGGCGCTGGCGCTGGGACTGAGGATTGCGTTGCTGGTCGGCGGGGTGCCCTTCAAGGGACAGGCGACGCGGCTCTCACGCACCACGGACCTCGTCGTCGCGACTCCCGGCCGGCTGGCCGATCACCTCGCCCAGGGCACGATCACCCTCGACGACGTCGTCGTCACCGCGGTCGACGAGGCCGATCACATGGCCGAATTCGGATTCCTCACCCAGGTGACGGAGGTCCTCGATCGCACCCCCGCGCACTCGCAGCGGCTGCTGTTCTCGGCGACGCTCGACGGCGAGGTCGGTGAACTGGTTCGCCGCTATCTGTCCGACCCGGTGACGCACGCGACCGCGGCGGTGGAGGCGGCGGTCGAGACGATGACGCACCACGTGCTGTACATCGACCGCGCCGACAAGCCCGAGATCGTCGCGCGGATCGCGTCCCGCGAGGGCCGCACACTGATGTTCGCTCGCACCAAGTCCGGCGTGGACCGCCTGCACCAGGAGTTGCGTGCGGTCGGCGTCGACGCCGGCGCACTACACGGCGACAAGCCGCAGGGACACCGCACCCGAACGCTCGCCGAGTTCGCTGACGGTACCCGGCCGGTGCTGGTGGCCACCGACGTGGCGGCACGCGGCATCCACGTCGACGACATCTCCCTGGTGGTGCACGTCGATCCACCGACCGAGCCCAAGGCGTATCTGCACCGGGCCGGACGCACTGCACGCGCCGGCGAGACCGGCGCCGTGGTGACGCTCGTCGCCGAGGACGAGCAGGCCCAGTCGGTGAAGGTGATGCGCGCGGCCGGCGTCGCGTCCACCCCGATCACTGTGCGCCCGAATGATGCTCGGCTGGCCGCGATCACCGGTGCGCGCAAACCCAGCGGTGTGCCTGTCCCGGAGAAGGCGGCACCCGAGCCGACACCCGACGAGCGGCCGACGCGGGTGTCCCTGCGCGGCACCGCGCTACCGCCCCGCGGCGCCGGCGGCCAGAAGGGCCGCGAGGCGGCGCAGAAACCCGGCCGCGGCGATCAGCGTCGGGGCCGTCCCGGCGCCGCACCGCGCGGCCGCGGCCGCCGCGGGGGTGCGTGAGCCCGATGGTCGCCTCCGTCCTGTGTGCACTCGCCGCCGCGTTCCTGTTCGCGTGTGCCTCGGTCGCGCAGCAGAGCGCGGCCGCACAGGTGCCGGAGGACCAGTCGCTGATCGCGACCCTGATGCGCAGCCCTCGCTGGTGGGCCGGGCTGGTCGGGGACGGGGGCGGCTACCTGATGCAGGTGGTCGCGCTCGCCCTTGGATCGGTGCTGATCGTCCAGCCGCTGCTGGTGAGCATGCTGCTGTTCGCGCTGCCGCTGTCGGCGCGCTTCTCCGGGTACCGATTCACGCGTAGGTCGTGGACCCTCGCGATCGGGCTCACTCTCGCGCTCGGGGTATTCCTCGTCGTCGGCAATCCCACCGAGGGCAACGCCGATGCGGCACTGGGCGAATGGGCCGTCCCGCTCGCCGCGGTGGTCGTCGTCATCGCCACCGCGACCCTGGTGGGGCTCTCGCCCCGCGTCGAACCCGGGTGGCGGGCACTGCTTCTCGGCGGAGCGAGCGGAGGCTTGTACGGCGTGGCGGTCGCGTTCACCAAGTACGTCACTGATTTGTTCGACGACGGCGCACTTGCCGTCGTCTCGGCATGGCAGTCGTGGGCGCTGGTAGCGGCCGGGGTTCTGGGCGTCTACCTGCAGCAGCGCGCGTTCCAGGTGGGACCGCTGTCGGCGTCGCTGCCCGCAATGACGATCGGTGAACCGGTGGTCGCGGTGTTCCTGGGGATGGCGGTGCTCGACGAGCGCCTGCGGGTCTCGGGCACCGGAATCGTTGTGATCGCACTGTCCGCCGTGGTGATGCTGGTGGCGACGATCGGACTCTCCCGAGATCAGGCAGCTCTGACATCGGGCGCGAATGCCGCATCGCCACTAAGCTCGTGAGGCGTGCAGTTCCTTCACGGGCAGCGCCCACCATATGACCTGACCTACGACGATGTCTTCCTCGTCCCGAACCGGACCGAGGTGGCGTCCAGGTTCGACGTCAACCTCTCGACGTCCGACGGGTCTGGCACCACGATCCCCATCGTCGTCGCGAACATGACCGCGGTGGCGGGTAGGCGGATGGCCGAGACTGTCGCCCGCCGCGGTGGCCTGGTCGTGATTCCGCAGGACGTACCGGCGGACGCGGTCGCGGAAACCGTCGCCTTCGTCAAGAGCCGACATCTGGTCGCGGACACCCCCATCACCCTCGACCCCGACGCCGCGGTCGCAGACGCACTGACCCTGCTGCACAAGCGGGCCCATCGCGCGGCCGTCGTCACCGCTGACGGCAAGCCCGTCGGCGTCGTCACGGAATCCTCCTTCAACGACGTCGACCGGTTCACCCGCGTCCGCGCCGTCGCGGTCACGGATTTCGCAACCGCTCCGGTCACGGCTACCCCGCGTGAGGTCTTCGCCCTGCTCGAATCCCGCCACGACCCGTTGGCCGTGATCGTGGACGACACGGGTCGGCTCACCGGCGTGCTCACCCGCACCGGCGCGATCCGAGCCGGCATCTACACGCCCGCGGTCGACTCGCACGGCAAACTCCGGATCGCCGCTGCGGTCGGAGTCAACGGGGACGTCGCCGCGAAGGCGAAAGCGCTCGCCGACGCGGGAGCCGACCTACTCGTGCTCGACACCGCCCACGGGCATCAGAAACGGATGATCGACGCGCTGCGCGCTGTTTCAGCACTCGGACTGGGTATTCCCCTGGTCGCCGGGAACGTCGTCTCCGCGCAGGGCACCCGCGACCTCATCCAGGCCGGCGCGGACATCGTCAAGGTCGGCGTGGGGCCCGGCGCGATGTGCACCACCCGGATGATGACCGGGGTGGGCCGGCCACAGTTCTCGGCGGTCGCCGAGTGCGCGGCAGCGGCCCGCGAACTGGGCGGGCACGTGTGGGCGGACGGTGGCATTCGGCACCCGCGCGATGTCGCGCTGGCACTGGCAGCGGGCGCTTCGAATGTCATGGTGGGCTCGTGGTTCGCCGGTACCTACGAATCACCGGGCGAATTGCGGATCGATCGGGACGGAAACCGATACAAGGAGAGCTTCGGGATGGCGTCCAAACGGGCGGTCGCCGCCCGGAACATCGACGACGGCGCGTTCGACCGGGCCCGCAAAGCACTCTTCGAGGAGGGCATCTCGACGTCGCGGATGCTGCTGGATCCGGCCCGGCCCGGTGTGGAGGACCTGCTCGACCACATCTGTTCGGGCGTGCGCAGCACGTGCACGTATGCCGGGGCACGCACGGTCGACGAGCTACACGAGAAGGCCATCGTCGGCATCCAGTCCGCGGCCGGGTTCGCCGAAGGCCGTCCACTCCCGACAGGGTGGTGAGAACCCACGTTCAGCCATCCCGGCATCGTCGGTGTCATCCCATCCGGGTATGTGCCGGTATGATGGAGGATCAATTTCCGGAAATACGTGCGGCGTCATTCCGGTTGTATGTCACGGAAGACGCCGCCCGACAGAGAGGACCCAGGTGCCCGAGGCACCCATACACACGCCCCCCGACTCGAACGCCGTAGCGACCTCCGTAGCAGCCTGCCCGGGAGCGGATTCCGAATCCGCTGAGGGTTCGGCTGAAAACTCGGAGGGCTCCTCTACCGAGCCGGGAGACAAACCCGGCGGCCCCGAACATCACGGTGGGCGATGCTGACGTGAACATCGCAGAGATCATCCTCACCACACTCAGCCTGGTCGGCTTTCTTGCACTGACTGCAGGCACCGCCCTCTTCGTTGCGGCGGAATTTTCCCTTACCGCACTCGAGCGCAGCACCGTCGACTCCCATGCCCGCGACGGCGACCGCCGTGCCCGGCAGGTGCAACACGCACATCGCACGCTGTCCTTTCAGCTGTCCGGTGCTCAGCTGGGCATCACCATCACGACGCTGATCACCGGCTACCTCGCGGAACCAGTTCTGGCCCGCTTCATCACTCCGGTGCTCCACGGTGTAGGCCTGTCCGCATCGACCGCGAGCGGTATATCCCTGGCCCTCGCATTGATCATCGCGACCTCGTTCTCGATGATCTTCGGCGAGCTCGTTCCGAAGAACCTGGCGATCTCGAAGCCCCTGCCGACCGCACGGGCCACCGCCGGACTGCAGGCCGGGTTCTCGCTGATCTTCAAGTGGGCAATCAACGGGCTCAACGGCACCGCCAACTGGGTGGTGCGCCGGCTCGGCATCGAACCGGCCGAGGAGCTGCGTTCTGCCCGATCCCCGCAGGAGCTCGGTTCGCTGGTCCGCACGTCCGCCGAACGTGGCTCCCTGGACGCCGGAACCGCGCTGCTGGTCAACCGTTCTCTGCGGTTCGGTGATCTCAGCGCCGAGGAACTGATGACTCCGCGCGTGAAGATCGAGTCCCTCGACACCGACGCGACCGTCATCGATCTCATCGATGCCGCGTCGCGCACCGGGTTCTCGAGGTTCCCGGTCGTGGATGGCGACCTCGACGGAACGGTCGGCGTCGTACACATAAAGCAGGCGTTCACGGTGCCCGCGGCCCGCCGCGCGACCACGCAGCTGGTTTCCATCGCGCAACGAGTCCCGGTGGTTCCGTCCTCGCTCGACGGTGACTCGGTGATGGCACAAGTACGTGCCGACGGCATGCAAGTCGCGCTCGTCGTCGACGAGTACGGCGGCACGGCCGGCATGGTCACCATGGAGGACCTCATCGAGGAGATCCTCGGCGACGTTCGCGACGAACACGACGAGCCGGAGATCGACGTCCAGCGCGTCGGCCACAGCTGGTCGTGCTCTGGCCTGCTGCGCACCGACGAGGTGACCCGGGCAACCGGGTACACCGCTCCGGAGGGCGAGTACGACACACTCGGCGGCCTGGTGCTCACACACCTGGGCCGGATCCCCGAAGAGGGCGACGATGTTCCGCTGCCCGACGCGTCGGGCAGGCCGATCGGGCCCGACGGCCGCGGCTGGATCGCCCGCGTACTGACCATGGACGGCCGACGGATCGATCGGGTGCTGCTCACACCGGTCCCGTCCATCGGCGCCGGACGACTGGAGTCAACCGATGAATGACCTTTTCGGAGTGCTCCTCACCGTCGTCCTGCTCGCAGGCAACGCGTTCTTCGTGGGCGCCGAGTTCGCACTCATCACCGCACGCCGAGACCGGCTCGAGGCGCTGCATGCACAAGGCAAGAAGCGCGCGCGCACCGTGATCACCGCCGGCGAGAACCTGTCGCTGATGCTGGCCGGTGCACAGTTGGGCATCACGATCTGCTCCATCCTGCTCGGTAAGGTCGGCGAGCCAGCCATCGCCCACCTCATCGAAGCACCGATGGCTGCGCTCGGTGTGCCCGAGGGGCTGCTGCATCCGATCGCGTTCGCGATCGCGTTGTCCCTGGTCGTGGTCCTGCACATCCTGCTCGGCGAGATGGTCCCGAAGAACATCGCCATCGCCGGACCGGAGCGGACCGCGATGCTGCTGGTACCCGCGCACCTGGCGTTCATCAAATTGGTTCGCCCGCTGATCGGGTTCTACAACATCACTGCCAACGGGATCCTGAGGATGCTGCGCGTCGAGCCCAAGGACGAACTCGACGCGACCGTGTCGGCGCTCGAACTCTCGGAGATGATCGGCGAGTCGCACACCGAGGGCCTGATCGACGAGGAAGAGCATCGGCGCCTCACCCAGGCGCTCGAAACCGCGGGCCGTACCGTCGCCGATGTGATGATCCCGCTGGACAAGGTACGTACCGTGCCACTGTCCGCGGCGGGCACCACACTCGGTTCCGTGGAGCAGGCGGTCATCGAAACCGGCTACTCGCGGTACCCGGTGCGCGCGGCCGACGGATCGCTGGCCGGCTACCTGCACCTCAAGGACGTGCTCGATCAGGTGGCCGACGATTCCGCCGGTCCGGAGACAGTGATCCCGCGCTCCGACATCCGCCGTCTACCGTCGATCCCGGTGGCGCTGCCGCTGGACGACGCACTGACTCGGCTCCGGCGTGCGAGCTCACACCTGGGCGCGGTGGCCGATCCGGCTGGCGGGGTGATCGGCATCGTCGCGCTCGAAGACCTGGTCGAGGAGTTCGTCGGTACCGTACGCGACGGCACACACCGGATCGACGACGCGATTCCTGGTCAGAAGGCGAGCTGACAGCAGTGAGTTCGGCAGTTCTGCCAGAAGCTGTGTGGACTGCCCGACGAGACCGCCACCTCGAGGTGGTGGCGGATCTCGTCGGGCCGCACCTGCGGCGCCGGGCGGAGGGCGTCACACACCCGGTGCACGACTTCCTGTTCACCTACTACAGCGTCCGTCCGAATCAGTTGCGGCGCTGGCACCCTGGATTCGGCACAGTGCTCGGTGGCGCCGAATCGGCGATCTACCTCGAGTACGCGGGCTACGCGGCCACCGACGTGGGTGTGACCGTCTCCCCCGCTCTACTCGAGCACCGCCGCCCCGCCGTGGAATTCGTGACGGCCCTGCTCTCCGCCACCGAATCCCGGCGCCCCCAGCTGAGCTGCTTCGGCCTGCACGAGTGGGCGATGGTGTACCGCGGCGGAGAGGACGCTGTCCGGCATTCCTCGGTGCCGCTGCGCCTGGGGCATGCCGGTACCGACGAGGTGGTCGAGTCGATGAACCTGCGGTGCACCCACTTCGACGCGTTCCGGTTCTTCACCCGCGACGCGGCGCCCCGCAACGAGGTGCCGTTGAGCCGGGACGATCAGATCGCCCGCGAGCAGCCTGGCTGCCTGCACGCGGGGATGGACCTGTACAAGTGGGCCACCAAGCTCGGCCCGCTCGTCGAGTCCGAATTGGTCATCGACTGTTTCCGTCTGGCAACAGACGCGCGCGAACTCGACATGAAGGCCAGCCCGTACGACCTCACCAGCTACGGCTACGACGCGGTTCCCATCGAGACCCCCCAGGGCCGCGCCGAGTACGTACGCGAACAGGTCGCGCTGTCGGAGCGAGCCGCGACCCTGCGCTCGGAGTTGCTCGCACGGTGCCGAGGACTGTCGGCGGCGCTCACCAAGTAGCAATATCCGTCCGTCACAGCCACCTTGGTGGACGGTCTGGGGGACACTTTCGAGCACATCGGGCGAGTTTCCCGCAACAGCCTTTCGGCGCCCTGCGGCTCCCGTGCCCGTGGGCGCCTCGTTCGCGGCAGCCACCGTCGGCGGACAGACCGGCGCGGGCCTCACCCCTCAGCGGAATGCGCCCGTAGCTCCGATGTCCCAGTCGATTCGCCGTCGCGCGCAAAGTGACGTCCCGCGCGCACGATTGCGCGCGCACGGCACCACTTCGCGCGCGGCACCGGCGTTCACGGCACCCGGTAGGTCCATTCGGGGGCCATGAACTTGGCATCGACCAGCTCACGCGCGGCAGCCAGTTCGGCGTCGGAGTAGGTGCCCTCGCGGGTGTCGTAGCGGGCGCGGAAGTGCGCAAGGAAGGCCGCGATGATGTCGGCGCGGGCCATGCCGGTCTGTGAGCGCATCGGGTCGACCCGCTTGCCAGAGCT
Protein-coding sequences here:
- the gndA gene encoding NADP-dependent phosphogluconate dehydrogenase gives rise to the protein MTIETSASTEAARAQIGVTGLAVMGSNIARNFARHGHTVALHNRSVAKTDALLAAHGDEGDFVRTETIAEFVGALQKPRRVLIMVKAGDATDAVIEELADAMEPGDIIIDGGNSLYTDTIRREAAIRARGLHFVGAGISGGEEGALNGPSIMPGGPKESYEALGPLLESISAHVDGTPCCTHIGPDGSGHFVKMVHNGIEYADMQLIGEAYNLFRDALGYDAGQVADVFSEWNKGTLESYLIEITAEVLRQVDAETGMPLVDVIVDAAEQKGTGRWTVKSALDLGVPVTGIAEAVFARALSGSRSQRKAAQAQGLASGTLGDKPADVEQFAKDIQAALYASKIVAYAQGFDQITAGSAEYGWNVNRADLATIWRGGCIIRAQFLNRIKDAFDADPELQSLILAPYFREAIETGIDSWRRVVATATMLGIPVPAFASSLSYYDGLRAERLPAALTQGQRDFFGAHTYERIDKPGKFHTLWSGDRSEIEA
- a CDS encoding DEAD/DEAH box helicase, producing the protein MPTSPDVTFAQLGLPTPLIHALGRGGITAPFPIQAATIPDILAGRDVLGRGPTGSGKTLAFGLPMLVRLTGAASRPGRPRGIVLVPTRELAAQIDKALDEPALALGLRIALLVGGVPFKGQATRLSRTTDLVVATPGRLADHLAQGTITLDDVVVTAVDEADHMAEFGFLTQVTEVLDRTPAHSQRLLFSATLDGEVGELVRRYLSDPVTHATAAVEAAVETMTHHVLYIDRADKPEIVARIASREGRTLMFARTKSGVDRLHQELRAVGVDAGALHGDKPQGHRTRTLAEFADGTRPVLVATDVAARGIHVDDISLVVHVDPPTEPKAYLHRAGRTARAGETGAVVTLVAEDEQAQSVKVMRAAGVASTPITVRPNDARLAAITGARKPSGVPVPEKAAPEPTPDERPTRVSLRGTALPPRGAGGQKGREAAQKPGRGDQRRGRPGAAPRGRGRRGGA
- a CDS encoding DMT family transporter encodes the protein MSPMVASVLCALAAAFLFACASVAQQSAAAQVPEDQSLIATLMRSPRWWAGLVGDGGGYLMQVVALALGSVLIVQPLLVSMLLFALPLSARFSGYRFTRRSWTLAIGLTLALGVFLVVGNPTEGNADAALGEWAVPLAAVVVVIATATLVGLSPRVEPGWRALLLGGASGGLYGVAVAFTKYVTDLFDDGALAVVSAWQSWALVAAGVLGVYLQQRAFQVGPLSASLPAMTIGEPVVAVFLGMAVLDERLRVSGTGIVVIALSAVVMLVATIGLSRDQAALTSGANAASPLSS
- a CDS encoding GuaB1 family IMP dehydrogenase-related protein, coding for MQFLHGQRPPYDLTYDDVFLVPNRTEVASRFDVNLSTSDGSGTTIPIVVANMTAVAGRRMAETVARRGGLVVIPQDVPADAVAETVAFVKSRHLVADTPITLDPDAAVADALTLLHKRAHRAAVVTADGKPVGVVTESSFNDVDRFTRVRAVAVTDFATAPVTATPREVFALLESRHDPLAVIVDDTGRLTGVLTRTGAIRAGIYTPAVDSHGKLRIAAAVGVNGDVAAKAKALADAGADLLVLDTAHGHQKRMIDALRAVSALGLGIPLVAGNVVSAQGTRDLIQAGADIVKVGVGPGAMCTTRMMTGVGRPQFSAVAECAAAARELGGHVWADGGIRHPRDVALALAAGASNVMVGSWFAGTYESPGELRIDRDGNRYKESFGMASKRAVAARNIDDGAFDRARKALFEEGISTSRMLLDPARPGVEDLLDHICSGVRSTCTYAGARTVDELHEKAIVGIQSAAGFAEGRPLPTGW
- a CDS encoding hemolysin family protein, translated to MAEIILTTLSLVGFLALTAGTALFVAAEFSLTALERSTVDSHARDGDRRARQVQHAHRTLSFQLSGAQLGITITTLITGYLAEPVLARFITPVLHGVGLSASTASGISLALALIIATSFSMIFGELVPKNLAISKPLPTARATAGLQAGFSLIFKWAINGLNGTANWVVRRLGIEPAEELRSARSPQELGSLVRTSAERGSLDAGTALLVNRSLRFGDLSAEELMTPRVKIESLDTDATVIDLIDAASRTGFSRFPVVDGDLDGTVGVVHIKQAFTVPAARRATTQLVSIAQRVPVVPSSLDGDSVMAQVRADGMQVALVVDEYGGTAGMVTMEDLIEEILGDVRDEHDEPEIDVQRVGHSWSCSGLLRTDEVTRATGYTAPEGEYDTLGGLVLTHLGRIPEEGDDVPLPDASGRPIGPDGRGWIARVLTMDGRRIDRVLLTPVPSIGAGRLESTDE
- a CDS encoding hemolysin family protein, with the protein product MNDLFGVLLTVVLLAGNAFFVGAEFALITARRDRLEALHAQGKKRARTVITAGENLSLMLAGAQLGITICSILLGKVGEPAIAHLIEAPMAALGVPEGLLHPIAFAIALSLVVVLHILLGEMVPKNIAIAGPERTAMLLVPAHLAFIKLVRPLIGFYNITANGILRMLRVEPKDELDATVSALELSEMIGESHTEGLIDEEEHRRLTQALETAGRTVADVMIPLDKVRTVPLSAAGTTLGSVEQAVIETGYSRYPVRAADGSLAGYLHLKDVLDQVADDSAGPETVIPRSDIRRLPSIPVALPLDDALTRLRRASSHLGAVADPAGGVIGIVALEDLVEEFVGTVRDGTHRIDDAIPGQKAS
- a CDS encoding 3-methyladenine DNA glycosylase — translated: MSSAVLPEAVWTARRDRHLEVVADLVGPHLRRRAEGVTHPVHDFLFTYYSVRPNQLRRWHPGFGTVLGGAESAIYLEYAGYAATDVGVTVSPALLEHRRPAVEFVTALLSATESRRPQLSCFGLHEWAMVYRGGEDAVRHSSVPLRLGHAGTDEVVESMNLRCTHFDAFRFFTRDAAPRNEVPLSRDDQIAREQPGCLHAGMDLYKWATKLGPLVESELVIDCFRLATDARELDMKASPYDLTSYGYDAVPIETPQGRAEYVREQVALSERAATLRSELLARCRGLSAALTK